In one Nitrososphaera viennensis EN76 genomic region, the following are encoded:
- a CDS encoding elongation factor EF-2: MPKFKSTQEILRIIGNKDQIRNFGVIAHVDHGKTTMSDSLLAASGIIAPSVAGQALALDSMKLEQNRQMTIRGANVTLLYENEGKDYVINMIDTPGHIDFTGRVTRALRAIDGVVVVSDSVEGIMTQTETVTRQALEERVRPVLYINKIDRLVKELRLDGPAMQKWLSNIIADFNRLVDLYAEPEYKEKWKVSIQGNSVAFGSAKDRWGFNFKMAQKLGVGFKDVYEAYTAEGTDKIKALAEKSPLHDAVLGMVVEHHPPPHVAQKYRIPKIWPGDLNSEIGQALLNCDEKGPAMMMVTTINVDPQAGRVATGRLYSGTIKDGDEIYLIDAKRPGKVQSVNIYMGNTREVVSVLPAGNIPALLGLDYAVSGESISTVKTATAFESIKYVSEPVVTIAVEPKHPKDLPKLVEGLRRITVEDPNLIVKINEESGETLMAGMGVLHLEIATSLLQEMGLDIVTTQPLINYRETIRAKAGPIMSKSPNKHNKIFMRVEPLPEDIVDLIRTGKLKEDMDKKEMAKILREKGWGTDESRSVVAIDSSGNMMVDETKGVQFIQESMDSIRSGFDDVIKNGPIAKEQVRGVKFVLHHFVPHEDPAHRGLAQLMPATRRAMLGSMLIADPVLLEPILGIEIKCPQEQIGIVASVLSGKRGKLLNVEQKGIIAIIQGEVPASETFDLSEVMRGGTAGKAMWTTFFKTWAPVPNSIFRNLVADTRKRKGLNPEPPGPDEFIDKE; the protein is encoded by the coding sequence ATGCCAAAGTTCAAGTCAACTCAGGAAATCCTGAGAATCATCGGTAATAAGGATCAGATACGCAATTTCGGTGTCATTGCACACGTCGACCACGGCAAGACGACCATGTCAGACAGCCTTCTTGCCGCATCCGGCATCATAGCGCCTTCGGTGGCCGGCCAGGCCCTTGCTCTTGACTCCATGAAGCTGGAGCAGAACAGGCAGATGACCATCAGGGGCGCAAACGTGACGCTTCTCTATGAAAACGAGGGCAAGGATTACGTCATCAACATGATAGACACGCCCGGCCACATTGACTTTACGGGCAGGGTCACAAGGGCGCTGCGCGCGATCGACGGCGTGGTCGTTGTCTCTGACTCGGTCGAGGGCATCATGACCCAGACGGAGACCGTCACAAGGCAGGCACTCGAAGAGCGCGTCAGGCCAGTCCTTTACATCAACAAGATAGACAGGCTTGTGAAGGAGCTGAGGCTGGACGGGCCGGCCATGCAAAAATGGCTTTCAAACATCATTGCAGATTTCAACAGGCTCGTTGACCTCTATGCCGAGCCGGAATACAAGGAAAAGTGGAAGGTTTCGATACAGGGCAACAGCGTCGCCTTTGGATCTGCCAAGGACCGCTGGGGCTTTAACTTCAAGATGGCGCAAAAGCTGGGCGTCGGGTTCAAGGACGTCTACGAGGCATACACGGCTGAAGGTACCGACAAGATAAAGGCGCTGGCAGAGAAATCGCCGTTGCACGACGCGGTCTTGGGAATGGTAGTAGAGCACCACCCGCCGCCCCATGTGGCGCAGAAATATCGTATTCCAAAAATCTGGCCGGGCGACCTCAACTCTGAGATCGGCCAGGCGCTTTTGAACTGCGATGAAAAAGGGCCGGCGATGATGATGGTCACGACCATCAACGTCGACCCGCAGGCAGGCAGGGTCGCCACAGGCAGGCTTTACTCTGGCACGATAAAGGACGGCGACGAAATCTATCTGATAGACGCCAAGAGGCCCGGCAAGGTGCAGTCCGTGAACATCTACATGGGCAACACGCGCGAAGTTGTGAGCGTGCTCCCGGCAGGCAACATCCCGGCGCTGCTTGGCCTCGACTATGCAGTTTCCGGCGAGTCAATATCTACTGTCAAGACCGCGACCGCCTTTGAGTCGATCAAGTACGTGTCAGAGCCTGTCGTCACTATCGCAGTCGAGCCAAAGCACCCCAAGGACCTGCCCAAGCTGGTAGAAGGCCTGCGCAGGATAACCGTGGAGGACCCGAACCTAATAGTCAAGATAAACGAGGAATCCGGCGAGACCCTGATGGCAGGAATGGGTGTCCTGCACCTTGAAATCGCGACGTCTCTCCTGCAGGAAATGGGCCTTGACATCGTCACGACTCAGCCCTTGATCAACTACCGCGAGACAATCCGCGCAAAGGCCGGCCCCATAATGAGCAAGTCTCCAAACAAGCACAACAAGATATTCATGCGCGTCGAGCCGTTGCCAGAGGACATTGTCGACCTCATCAGGACGGGGAAACTGAAGGAAGACATGGACAAGAAGGAGATGGCCAAGATCCTGAGGGAAAAGGGATGGGGCACAGACGAGTCAAGGAGCGTTGTTGCGATCGACTCGTCCGGCAACATGATGGTGGACGAAACCAAGGGTGTCCAGTTCATACAGGAGTCTATGGACTCTATCCGCTCTGGCTTTGACGACGTGATAAAGAACGGCCCGATAGCAAAGGAGCAGGTGAGGGGCGTGAAATTCGTCCTGCACCACTTTGTCCCGCACGAGGACCCGGCGCACAGGGGCCTTGCGCAGCTGATGCCGGCCACGAGGAGGGCGATGCTTGGCTCCATGCTGATTGCTGATCCTGTCCTGCTTGAGCCGATACTTGGCATAGAGATCAAGTGCCCGCAGGAGCAGATAGGCATTGTCGCAAGCGTGCTGTCAGGCAAGCGCGGCAAGCTCCTCAACGTCGAGCAGAAGGGCATCATTGCCATCATACAGGGTGAGGTGCCGGCATCCGAGACGTTCGACTTGTCAGAGGTCATGAGGGGCGGAACCGCAGGAAAAGCAATGTGGACAACGTTCTTCAAGACGTGGGCGCCAGTCCCGAACTCGATATTTAGGAACTTGGTAGCAGACACTAGGAAGAGAAAGGGCCTCAACCCAGAGCCGCCTGGACCTGACGAGTTCATCGACAAGGAGTAA
- a CDS encoding menaquinone biosynthesis family protein has translation MEITLGHTPDADDAFMFYGFACGGVGSIRFTIKHVIQDIETLNKRALAHELDVTAVSAHAYAYLKDYVILRGGGSFGLKYGPVVIARKDKGMTLERLQGATIAIPGRMTSANLLLKLALGRFKEKEMSFETIPRAVLAGEVDAGLVIHEAQITYDKGKFAGIMELGQWWDSQTGGLPVPLGINVASTRTMDRGRLKEFSDLFVKSIEYGLDNIDASVDYAMQYSRGQPKETIKKFVLMYVNEITRDMGPEGKKAIEKMFLMARERRILESDVKVDVI, from the coding sequence ATGGAAATAACGCTCGGCCACACCCCTGACGCCGACGACGCGTTCATGTTCTACGGCTTTGCATGCGGCGGGGTAGGGTCCATCAGGTTTACGATAAAGCACGTCATCCAGGACATCGAGACTTTGAACAAGAGGGCGCTGGCGCACGAGCTGGACGTGACGGCAGTGTCGGCGCACGCCTACGCTTACCTCAAGGATTATGTCATCCTGCGCGGGGGCGGCAGCTTTGGGCTGAAATACGGGCCGGTGGTAATTGCAAGAAAGGACAAGGGCATGACTCTTGAGAGGCTGCAAGGCGCCACGATAGCAATACCGGGCAGGATGACTTCTGCCAACCTTTTGTTGAAACTTGCCTTGGGCAGGTTCAAGGAGAAAGAGATGTCGTTTGAGACAATACCGCGGGCAGTCCTGGCCGGGGAAGTGGACGCAGGGCTTGTCATACACGAAGCGCAGATAACCTACGACAAGGGCAAGTTTGCAGGGATAATGGAGCTGGGCCAGTGGTGGGACTCGCAAACGGGCGGCCTTCCCGTCCCGCTTGGCATAAACGTGGCAAGCACAAGGACTATGGACCGCGGCCGGTTGAAGGAATTCAGCGACCTTTTTGTAAAATCAATAGAGTACGGCCTTGACAACATCGATGCTTCTGTAGATTACGCAATGCAGTATTCCCGGGGCCAGCCAAAGGAGACCATAAAGAAATTTGTGCTCATGTACGTGAACGAGATAACACGCGACATGGGACCGGAAGGCAAAAAGGCGATTGAAAAGATGTTTTTAATGGCCCGCGAACGGCGGATTTTAGAATCTGACGTCAAGGTAGATGTCATCTAG
- a CDS encoding fumarylacetoacetate hydrolase family protein, whose amino-acid sequence MKIARISKGGRETYALVSPEGDGNMATRDEVERQAGVKLPTTLEDFVFGDYAQKVMMAGKKISYVHKPDEFRLLPPIRRTFKIICLAFNYSDQASWVRFGKSPPKDPVIYLKPRTSLCGPADDIACPKSVTQLDYEGELAVVIGKECRNVSEEAALGCVAGYFVINDISARDVQFIDKQYTRAKGFDTFGPCGPWLTTRDEIADPCDLRLTTRVNGEVRQDSSTKNLVLKIDRIIHSLSKVMTLEPGDIISTGTPSGTVLSLSSHVKYLQHGDVVEVEIEKLGRIKNRVTFY is encoded by the coding sequence ATGAAGATTGCAAGGATATCCAAAGGTGGTCGTGAAACCTACGCGCTAGTCAGCCCGGAGGGCGACGGCAACATGGCCACGCGGGACGAAGTGGAAAGGCAGGCAGGCGTCAAGCTCCCTACGACCCTTGAGGATTTCGTGTTTGGCGATTATGCCCAGAAAGTGATGATGGCTGGAAAAAAAATCTCGTACGTGCACAAGCCGGACGAGTTCCGTCTGCTCCCGCCTATAAGACGGACATTCAAGATAATCTGCCTTGCCTTCAACTATTCGGACCAGGCAAGCTGGGTGCGCTTTGGCAAGAGCCCGCCCAAGGACCCTGTTATCTACCTAAAGCCCCGGACAAGCCTGTGCGGGCCTGCTGACGATATAGCCTGCCCAAAATCTGTCACCCAGCTGGATTACGAGGGTGAGCTTGCCGTGGTGATTGGCAAAGAATGCAGAAACGTATCAGAAGAGGCGGCTCTTGGATGCGTGGCAGGCTATTTTGTAATAAACGACATATCTGCAAGGGATGTCCAGTTCATCGACAAGCAGTACACCAGAGCCAAGGGCTTTGACACGTTTGGGCCTTGCGGGCCTTGGCTCACGACTAGGGATGAGATCGCAGACCCGTGCGACTTGCGCCTTACAACGCGAGTAAACGGCGAGGTGCGGCAGGACTCGTCCACAAAAAATCTTGTCCTGAAAATAGACAGGATAATACACAGCCTGAGCAAGGTGATGACATTAGAGCCGGGCGATATTATATCTACTGGCACGCCAAGCGGCACCGTGCTTTCACTGTCGTCGCATGTAAAGTACCTGCAACATGGCGACGTGGTCGAAGTGGAAATTGAAAAGCTGGGCAGGATAAAAAACCGCGTGACCTTTTACTAG
- a CDS encoding ArsB/NhaD family transporter — MALLEASAAHKKKTVIGLALVAILSAIVLIVPDALGLSISLPLKLTSIVLLSVYVMLSFEIVHRTAIALAGATAAIMIIISTGLIQTGESFEFVTGAIDFNTIGLLLGMMIIVAIMAETGVFQYLAIKMSKASKGNMWKLLVMMSVFTAVTSMFIDNVTTVLLVVPITISIFRIFRLSPVPFILAQVLASNVGGTATLIGDPPNILIGSAANIDFNAFLLHMGPTIGISLVASLFMLKFLFRKDLAQKPQNLDELMAQDEKSLITDRGVMKKSIIVLAGVIALFVVHGSLHIEPSLIALGGAGVLLVATRAKPEKVFHDVDWATLIFFAGLFVIISGAEHAGMIDLLANTALGITGGEPPVTFFLIIWMSAIASAFVDNIPFAATMIPLIHVLNQNGSIASAFGSFAISPLWWALSLGVGLGGNGTLIGSSAGVVATGLSEKAGQAISFNHFMRVGFPFMIMTVAVGGVVLFVDMMLRIG; from the coding sequence TTGGCCCTGCTGGAGGCAAGTGCAGCTCACAAGAAAAAGACTGTAATCGGCCTTGCACTAGTCGCCATACTCTCCGCCATAGTCCTGATAGTGCCGGATGCCTTGGGGCTTTCGATCAGCCTGCCATTAAAGCTGACATCGATAGTGCTCCTGTCCGTGTACGTGATGCTCTCGTTTGAAATAGTCCACAGGACTGCAATCGCGCTCGCCGGCGCCACGGCAGCCATCATGATTATCATATCGACCGGGCTCATTCAGACAGGCGAGAGCTTTGAGTTCGTGACGGGGGCCATCGACTTTAACACAATCGGCCTGTTGCTTGGGATGATGATAATCGTGGCCATAATGGCCGAGACGGGCGTGTTCCAGTACCTCGCCATCAAGATGAGCAAGGCGTCAAAGGGCAACATGTGGAAGCTGCTCGTCATGATGAGCGTCTTTACTGCGGTCACCTCGATGTTCATAGACAACGTGACTACCGTGCTCCTGGTGGTGCCAATAACCATCTCTATTTTCAGGATCTTCCGGCTCTCCCCCGTCCCGTTTATACTCGCACAGGTGCTTGCGTCAAACGTGGGCGGGACAGCCACGCTCATAGGCGACCCCCCAAACATACTCATCGGCTCTGCCGCAAACATCGACTTTAACGCGTTCCTGCTCCACATGGGGCCCACGATAGGCATCTCGCTTGTCGCGTCGCTGTTCATGCTAAAGTTCCTCTTCCGGAAGGACCTTGCGCAAAAGCCCCAGAACCTTGACGAGCTCATGGCACAGGACGAAAAATCGCTGATAACAGACAGGGGCGTCATGAAAAAATCGATAATAGTGCTTGCCGGTGTCATCGCGCTCTTTGTAGTGCACGGAAGCCTCCACATAGAGCCGTCGCTCATCGCCCTCGGCGGCGCAGGCGTGCTGCTGGTGGCCACGCGTGCCAAGCCGGAAAAGGTGTTCCACGACGTGGACTGGGCGACTCTCATATTCTTTGCCGGGCTCTTTGTGATAATTAGCGGCGCCGAGCACGCCGGGATGATAGACCTCCTTGCAAACACGGCCCTTGGCATAACGGGAGGTGAACCCCCTGTGACATTCTTTTTGATAATATGGATGTCCGCTATTGCCAGCGCGTTTGTCGACAACATACCCTTTGCCGCGACCATGATCCCGCTGATACATGTCCTGAACCAGAACGGAAGCATCGCCTCCGCGTTTGGCAGCTTTGCAATAAGCCCGCTGTGGTGGGCCCTTTCGCTTGGGGTAGGCCTCGGCGGGAACGGCACGCTGATAGGGTCAAGCGCGGGTGTGGTTGCCACCGGGCTTTCAGAAAAGGCCGGTCAGGCGATATCCTTCAACCACTTTATGAGGGTCGGGTTCCCGTTCATGATAATGACTGTAGCCGTTGGAGGCGTCGTGTTGTTTGTGGACATGATGCTCAGAATTGGTTAA
- a CDS encoding cysteine hydrolase family protein has protein sequence MTKEKMPQPPTPNRDFTSAAREEVLKRVEKDYEEFKKTKTFKFPTWLYGPPRGKLFKVEVEDCPRFGDKAWVEFDSARTAFVSIDMQIDFCGPKGYVDVMGYDLGLTSAPIKPIHYVLHNIRNGTDIKVIHTREGHLPDLSDAPYNKVLRSKIIGDGVGIGDIPKGGLGRLLTRGEKNWDIIDDLYPVPGEYVIDKAGKGAFGQSNMPLLLKNLGITHLVITGITTDVCVHTIMREANDYGYWCLLLKDGTGATDYGNYQAAIKQIKMQGGVFGWVSDSKKFIEGVRSAFPNTS, from the coding sequence ATGACCAAGGAAAAAATGCCGCAGCCGCCGACCCCGAACAGGGACTTTACTTCCGCAGCAAGGGAAGAGGTATTGAAGAGGGTGGAAAAGGACTATGAAGAGTTCAAGAAGACGAAGACCTTCAAGTTCCCAACGTGGCTGTACGGGCCTCCGCGGGGCAAGCTGTTCAAGGTGGAGGTGGAAGACTGCCCGCGCTTTGGCGACAAAGCGTGGGTCGAGTTCGATTCCGCGCGCACCGCGTTTGTCAGCATCGACATGCAAATCGACTTTTGCGGGCCAAAGGGCTACGTGGACGTGATGGGCTACGACCTTGGGCTGACGTCTGCCCCGATAAAGCCGATACACTACGTGCTTCACAACATCCGCAACGGGACTGACATCAAGGTGATACACACTCGCGAGGGCCACCTGCCAGACCTCTCTGACGCGCCGTACAACAAGGTGCTGCGGAGCAAGATAATAGGAGACGGTGTCGGGATTGGCGACATTCCAAAAGGCGGCCTTGGCCGGCTCCTTACGCGGGGCGAAAAGAACTGGGACATCATCGACGACCTGTATCCAGTGCCGGGCGAGTACGTGATAGACAAGGCCGGCAAGGGCGCGTTTGGCCAGAGCAACATGCCGCTATTGCTAAAGAACCTCGGCATAACCCACTTGGTGATAACAGGCATCACGACGGACGTCTGTGTCCACACCATCATGAGGGAGGCAAACGACTATGGCTACTGGTGCCTTTTGCTAAAGGACGGCACGGGTGCAACCGACTATGGAAACTACCAGGCGGCTATAAAGCAGATCAAGATGCAGGGAGGGGTCTTTGGCTGGGTGTCTGACTCGAAAAAGTTCATCGAAGGCGTGAGATCAGCGTTCCCAAACACCAGCTAG
- a CDS encoding purine-cytosine permease family protein: protein MVEQEEYAERPVPEHARLGFMKPTLVWAGFTYAYICIFIGSQIMGGLGAPMGYVAIIAGQVFLFGYAGLIAHKSSKLGLNFPMMCKAAFGRYAYALPVLMIAGLVTGWYAFQAWLAADLMVGLYGGQSFNAGTGSGVLPGILGTTGFWAGVFAIVFGMFAVYGVRAMAWMGWFAVISVTALAGWMIYSIVSVVGVETGGNLFSSQPIGEPWTFAMGFTASVGTFIVSATMTGDFNRWTKSVKQSWGVIAVAFLAANMLMLMTGGIFTAVAGKLDFFFGLGTLALGIPIMIIQWASNGSTCDGCMYNATQGFKNVVYYISGKRLSFSWKKMAIIVMIAGTAVAAANLLTSIVPWLLLLGSVVPLVGGILIGHFWIVARKCTPDELLAAGDKKINGPAVAGFLAGLAIAIAIQLVAPDLPAVLGGLIGGVGVYPLVAKLTGYTKGGRLTPKGLGTSASYWTAGTADQPHTPSAPGGTAASGGHVSPSGRIDRLVEFIAPFWSSLSYRGGGSSQFK, encoded by the coding sequence ATGGTGGAACAGGAAGAATATGCTGAACGTCCTGTGCCTGAGCACGCGCGGCTTGGATTTATGAAACCTACGCTGGTGTGGGCCGGATTTACCTACGCATACATCTGCATCTTTATCGGGAGCCAGATAATGGGCGGCCTGGGAGCCCCGATGGGCTATGTCGCAATCATCGCCGGTCAGGTCTTCCTGTTCGGCTATGCCGGGCTCATCGCGCATAAAAGCTCAAAGCTCGGACTGAACTTTCCAATGATGTGCAAGGCCGCGTTTGGAAGGTACGCGTACGCGCTGCCCGTCCTGATGATTGCCGGCCTTGTCACCGGCTGGTACGCGTTCCAGGCGTGGCTTGCCGCCGACCTGATGGTGGGCCTGTACGGCGGCCAGTCGTTCAACGCCGGGACAGGAAGCGGGGTACTCCCCGGGATATTGGGGACAACCGGCTTTTGGGCGGGCGTCTTTGCGATAGTGTTTGGCATGTTTGCAGTCTATGGAGTCAGGGCCATGGCGTGGATGGGCTGGTTTGCCGTCATCTCCGTGACCGCGCTTGCCGGCTGGATGATCTACTCCATCGTGAGCGTTGTGGGAGTGGAAACAGGCGGCAACCTGTTCAGCTCGCAGCCCATAGGCGAACCGTGGACGTTTGCGATGGGCTTTACCGCCTCGGTGGGAACCTTCATCGTGAGCGCGACCATGACGGGCGACTTTAACCGGTGGACAAAGAGCGTCAAGCAGTCCTGGGGCGTGATCGCGGTGGCATTTCTGGCCGCCAACATGCTCATGCTCATGACGGGCGGCATATTCACCGCAGTCGCAGGCAAGCTGGACTTTTTCTTTGGCCTTGGAACCTTGGCGCTTGGCATACCAATAATGATAATCCAGTGGGCCAGCAACGGCTCTACGTGCGACGGGTGCATGTACAACGCGACGCAGGGCTTCAAGAACGTAGTATACTACATCTCTGGCAAGCGCCTCAGCTTTTCGTGGAAAAAGATGGCGATCATCGTCATGATTGCCGGAACAGCAGTTGCTGCAGCAAACCTACTCACCAGCATCGTGCCTTGGCTCTTGCTCCTCGGGTCGGTCGTCCCCTTGGTAGGGGGCATACTTATCGGCCACTTTTGGATAGTTGCGCGCAAGTGCACGCCGGACGAGCTCTTGGCTGCGGGTGACAAAAAGATAAACGGGCCAGCAGTCGCGGGGTTCCTTGCGGGCCTTGCAATAGCAATAGCCATACAGCTTGTGGCGCCGGACTTGCCTGCAGTTCTGGGCGGCCTCATCGGTGGCGTCGGCGTCTACCCGCTTGTGGCCAAGCTCACGGGCTATACCAAGGGCGGCCGGCTTACGCCAAAGGGCCTCGGCACCAGCGCGTCGTACTGGACTGCAGGCACTGCGGACCAGCCGCACACGCCTTCTGCGCCAGGCGGGACAGCGGCAAGCGGCGGCCACGTAAGCCCCAGCGGCAGGATCGACCGGCTGGTGGAGTTTATAGCGCCATTCTGGTCCAGTTTGTCATACAGAGGAGGAGGTAGTAGTCAATTCAAATGA
- the purE gene encoding 5-(carboxyamino)imidazole ribonucleotide mutase, with product MSVVSPSPRLLEQVKDATVALDSFGIKSETRIVAAHRSPHKTIRFVAECHARGIEVIIATGEGSAHLPGMIASLTTIPVIGVPLKGDTLHGGMDSFLSIAQMPRGVPVGTMGINAAYNAGVFACQILALKYPDLQEKLKRYKEMMEEQVESEDTKQSKVIS from the coding sequence GTGTCTGTAGTTTCGCCATCTCCCCGGCTGCTTGAGCAGGTGAAAGACGCGACTGTCGCTCTTGACTCTTTTGGGATCAAAAGCGAAACTCGCATAGTGGCTGCACACAGGTCCCCTCATAAAACCATCAGGTTCGTGGCAGAATGCCATGCCCGGGGAATTGAAGTGATAATCGCCACAGGGGAAGGGTCAGCGCACCTGCCCGGGATGATAGCTTCGCTTACGACCATACCGGTGATCGGGGTTCCTCTAAAAGGAGACACCTTGCATGGAGGCATGGATTCTTTCCTTTCCATAGCGCAAATGCCTCGCGGGGTGCCTGTGGGAACGATGGGGATAAACGCAGCGTACAATGCCGGCGTATTTGCGTGTCAGATCCTCGCATTAAAGTATCCGGATCTTCAAGAAAAGCTAAAGCGGTACAAGGAAATGATGGAAGAGCAAGTCGAGTCTGAAGACACAAAACAGAGTAAAGTCATCAGCTAG
- a CDS encoding Asp-tRNA(Asn)/Glu-tRNA(Gln) amidotransferase GatCAB subunit A: MKKSSLYNPKLTIKDFAELVSSQSISCEELTEITLDRIMKLNPKLNGFITILEDSARRDARDADALIRQGKYKGPLHGIPISLKDLIYMKGARSTSGSKILADFVPDYDSTVVRKLKEAGAIIVGMNNTHEFACGITNINPHYGPSKNPWDDSRMSGGSSGGSAVAVSAGMSLASIGTDTSGSIRVPSSLCGVFGLKPTYGRVSKYGVMPLAPSIDHIGPICRSPWDIAAVMQHIAGYDSHDPDSANAPVPSYTDEVEKTQGKFRLGIPKQFFFDIMDPKVKHVFDSFVERAESYQISSSRVDVDETDKIYETWRAIRLGESATTHSEWLRTRHDDYGKDVVKMLDDGLKITAVHYISAHRWRQEIREAILRAMKPYDALLVPTTAIAAPLLNQSTVHLDGKDIEVYPVLSRLTTVFDVTGLPALNVPAGLVDNRLPVGVQLVGRPFDEARLLQIAERYDQQYHVSEEMVPALNVTI; encoded by the coding sequence ATGAAGAAATCATCGCTCTATAATCCCAAGCTGACAATCAAGGACTTTGCAGAGCTTGTTTCTTCGCAAAGCATTTCGTGCGAGGAACTTACGGAGATAACGCTGGACAGGATCATGAAGCTGAACCCAAAGCTGAATGGCTTCATAACGATTCTGGAAGACTCGGCCAGGCGTGACGCCAGGGATGCAGATGCCTTGATCAGACAGGGCAAGTACAAGGGGCCGCTCCATGGTATACCCATAAGCCTCAAGGACCTCATCTATATGAAGGGCGCTAGGAGTACGAGCGGTTCCAAGATACTTGCGGATTTTGTGCCGGATTATGATTCAACAGTGGTGAGGAAGCTGAAGGAAGCCGGCGCAATAATAGTCGGGATGAACAACACCCACGAGTTTGCCTGTGGGATAACCAACATCAACCCGCACTACGGACCTTCAAAGAACCCCTGGGATGACAGCAGGATGTCCGGTGGCTCAAGCGGCGGCTCTGCAGTGGCAGTCAGCGCCGGCATGTCACTGGCGTCTATAGGCACCGACACTAGCGGTTCAATCAGAGTGCCGTCTTCCCTTTGTGGCGTATTTGGGCTCAAGCCCACCTATGGTCGTGTGAGCAAGTACGGGGTAATGCCCCTTGCCCCATCAATAGACCATATCGGTCCAATATGCAGGAGCCCGTGGGACATTGCAGCAGTCATGCAGCATATCGCAGGGTACGACAGCCATGACCCCGACAGTGCTAACGCACCTGTTCCCAGCTACACAGATGAAGTGGAAAAGACACAGGGGAAATTCCGCCTTGGCATCCCCAAGCAATTCTTCTTTGACATCATGGATCCAAAGGTCAAGCATGTATTCGACAGCTTTGTAGAAAGGGCGGAAAGCTACCAGATATCATCATCTCGCGTCGACGTTGACGAGACCGACAAGATATACGAGACATGGCGGGCCATAAGGCTGGGCGAATCGGCTACAACCCACAGCGAATGGCTCCGGACGCGGCATGACGACTATGGAAAGGATGTCGTAAAGATGCTTGATGATGGCCTCAAGATAACGGCTGTGCATTACATTAGCGCGCACAGGTGGCGCCAAGAAATAAGAGAGGCCATCCTCAGAGCCATGAAGCCATATGACGCATTGCTTGTACCCACCACTGCAATTGCAGCTCCCCTGCTGAACCAGAGTACCGTGCACCTCGATGGCAAGGATATCGAGGTATACCCTGTCCTGAGCAGGCTGACCACGGTATTTGACGTGACTGGCCTCCCTGCGCTCAACGTTCCCGCCGGCTTGGTAGACAACAGGCTGCCGGTGGGCGTCCAGCTTGTTGGAAGGCCGTTTGACGAAGCGCGACTTCTCCAGATCGCAGAAAGGTACGATCAGCAATACCACGTTTCAGAAGAGATGGTTCCGGCCCTTAACGTGACAATCTAG